Proteins found in one Oryza glaberrima chromosome 4, OglaRS2, whole genome shotgun sequence genomic segment:
- the LOC127771230 gene encoding LOW QUALITY PROTEIN: probable protein phosphatase 2C 40 (The sequence of the model RefSeq protein was modified relative to this genomic sequence to represent the inferred CDS: deleted 1 base in 1 codon), with protein MAAAAATVEAVGVAGGRRRRSGSMALGDLLRREASAERASASASAGAGGRERERWPSVAAGQACRAKKGEDFALLKPACERLPAGGAPFSAFALFDGHNGSGAAVYAKENLLSNVMCCVPADLSGDEWLAALPRALVAGFVKTDKDFQTRAHSSGTTVTFVIIDGYVVTVASVGDSRCVLEAEGTIYHLSADHRFDASEEEVGRVTECGGEVGRLNVVGGAEIGPLRCWPGGLCLSRSIGDQDVGEFIIPVPYVKQIKLSSAGGRIIISSDGVWDALTADMAFSCARGLPPEAAADQIVKEAIASKGLRDDTTCIVIDIIPPEKISPTVQPAKKAGKGLFKNIFYKKATSDSPCHADKDQCTQPDLVEEVFEDGCPSLSRRLDSEYPVRNMFKLFICAICQVELESGQGISIHEGLSKSGKLRPWDGPFLCHSCQEKKEAMEGKRHSRDSSSRNSGSSE; from the exons atggcggcggcggcggcgacggtggaggcggtgggggtggcg ggggggaggaggaggcggagcgggaGCATGGCGCTCGGGGACCTGCTGCGGCGTGAGGCGTCGGCGGAGCGCgcttcggcgtcggcgtcggcgggtgCGGgcgggcgggagcgggagcggtgGCCCAGCGTCGCGGCGGGGCAGGCGTGTAGGGCTAAGAAGGGGGAGGACTTCGCGCTGCTCAAGCCGGCCTGCGAGCGCCtcccggccggcggcgcccccTTCTCCGCCTTCGCC CTGTTCGATGGGCACAACGGGAGCGGCGCCGCGGTGTACGCCAAGGAGAATCTCCTCAGCAACGTCATGTGCTGCGTTCCTGCCGATCTGAGCGGCGACGAGTGGCTCGCAGCGCTCCCGAGGGCGCTGGTGGCCGGGTTCGTCAAGACGGACAAGGATTTTCAAACAAGAG CCCATTCTTCAGGAACAACTGTGACGTTTGTCATAATCGATGGGTACGTTGTGACCGTTGCATCCGTTGGCGATTCACGGTGCGTCCTTGAAGCCGAGGGTACCATTTACCATTTGTCCGCTGACCATCGCTTCGATGCTAGCGAAGAGGA GGTTGGACGTGTAACAGAATGCGGAGGTGAAGTTGGAAGGCTAAATGTTGTCGGCGGAGCTGAG ATTGGGCCACTTAGATGTTGGCCTGGTGGCTTGTGCCTATCAAGATCAATTGGTGATCAGGATGTAGGTGAATTTATCATTCCCGTGCCTTATGTGAAGCAGATCAAG CTATCAAGTGCTGGAGGCAGAATCATTATTTCAAGTGATGGTGTTTGGGATGCCTTGACTGCGGATATGGCTTTTAGTTGTGCACGAGGGCTTCCTCCAGAAGCTGCAGCGGATCAAATTGTCAAA GAAGCAATTGCATCAAAAGGATTGAGAGATGATACGACTTGTATTGTCATTGACATAATACCTCCAGAAAAAATAAGCCCCACTGTGCAACCTGCAAAAAAGGCAGGGAAAGGACTTTTCAAAAATATCTTTTACAAGAAAGCAACATCAGACTCACCATGTCATGCAGATAAGGACCAATGTACCCAGCCAGATTTGGTGGAGGAAGTCTTTGAGGATGGATGTCCTTCCCTTTCAAGACG GCTAGATTCTGAATATCCAGTTCGGAATATGTTCAAGCTCTTCATATGTGCAATTTGTCAAGTAGAGTTAGAGTCTGGTCAGGGTATATCCATACATGAGGGTTTGTCAAAGTCAGGAAAGCTGCGTCCATGGGATGGGCCTTTCCTTTGCCACAGTTGCcaggaaaagaaagaagcaaTGGAAGGAAAACGTCACTCACGAG ATTCCTCCTCAAGAAACAGTGGGTCAAGTGAATAG